DNA from Arthrobacter sp. SLBN-112:
CTGCAGTGCGGGCCTGTCGGCCTGCAGCAGGATGAACGTGGTGGCCGGCGCGGCGGTCCGGATGGCATCCCGGTAGCTGCGCCTGAGGGCCGAGCAGGCAACAATGGTTCCGTTGTCGGGGCTGCTGGACAGCCGGGTACCCACGAGGTGAAGCCACGGCCACCGGTCCTCATCGGTCAGGGGAACGCCTGAGGCCATTTTCTTGACGTTGGCTTCGGGGTGCAGGATGTCACCATCGATGAAACGGGCGCTCATCTGGGTGGCGAGCGCCTGGCCGACAGAGGATTTCCCTGCACCGGAGACGCCCATCACCACGATGCTCTGGGACACTACAGGGCGCCCTGGTGCGCGGTGCCGGCGGGAATGGGCGTCAGGCGGGTGACCTCGACCGGTTCCGCCAGAAGTCCCTCGAGTGAGGCGTTAAGCCGCTTGACGGCGTCGCCGGCGCCGTGCGCGTCGAGCAGCCCGGCGCTTTCCCATTTCTCGATCATGACGATCTGGCCGTTCGGCGCGTCGTGGATGGCGTACAGGAGGCATCCGGGTTCTTCGTGGACCTCGGCGATGGCGGGCTCGAGGGCCGCGACAACCCGGTCGCGGGCACCGTCGTTGGGGGTGAATACTGCTGTGACGACGATGGTCATGATGGTTCCTTTGCTCGATTGCTGGTGATGCTCAAATAGATGCCGGTATGGTCCAGGTCCCCGAGGCCGTCGGTGACCATTGTTTCGAAAGCGGATTTCAGCGTATTGGCAACGGGCAGCGTGAGTCCTGCATCCGCGGCTGCCTCCGTGATAAAACGCAGGTCCTTGAGCTGGTTCTTGGCCGAACCGCCGCCGTCGAAGTCCCCGGTGATCCAGCGGCCGCCCTTTTGTTGAAGGACCTCTGAATTGGCCAGACCGCCCTTGAGGATTGCCTGGACGTTTTGCAGGTCCAGGCCCGAGGCCTTCGCCAGCGCCATCGATTCAGACAGGGCGGTGACCGTCGCCGCCACCACGATCTGGTTGCAGGCCTTCACAATGGCGCCGGCCCCGGCTTCCCCGAACCACATGACTGTGGAGCTGTAGAGCTCGAAAAGCGGTGTCAGCCACTGGACCACGCCCTGGGGCCCGCCGGCCATGATGCTCAGCCGCCCCTGCTCTGCCCCGATGGTCCCGCCGCTG
Protein-coding regions in this window:
- a CDS encoding putative quinol monooxygenase; protein product: MTIVVTAVFTPNDGARDRVVAALEPAIAEVHEEPGCLLYAIHDAPNGQIVMIEKWESAGLLDAHGAGDAVKRLNASLEGLLAEPVEVTRLTPIPAGTAHQGAL
- a CDS encoding NAD(P)-dependent oxidoreductase, whose amino-acid sequence is MTETQPPSPLNPGVSVSLLGTGPMGAPIARNLIDGGVSLTLWNRTLHKAEAIQGGTVAARPTDAAADVVLTVLPDLPQVEALLDGDDGLLAGWARAGVVEPVLVIHGTVSPTAVAAFAADCKSRYGVVVIDAPLSGGTIGAEQGRLSIMAGGPQGVVQWLTPLFELYSSTVMWFGEAGAGAIVKACNQIVVAATVTALSESMALAKASGLDLQNVQAILKGGLANSEVLQQKGGRWITGDFDGGGSAKNQLKDLRFITEAAADAGLTLPVANTLKSAFETMVTDGLGDLDHTGIYLSITSNRAKEPS
- a CDS encoding gluconokinase, whose protein sequence is MSQSIVVMGVSGAGKSSVGQALATQMSARFIDGDILHPEANVKKMASGVPLTDEDRWPWLHLVGTRLSSSPDNGTIVACSALRRSYRDAIRTAAPATTFILLQADRPALQDRLDQRPGHFMPASLLTSQLETLEELQDDESGLMIESTGGIDTTVERIRKLLERAVSV